From the genome of Methylocystis heyeri:
GCCGCGGGCTGTTTCTGCGGGACGGACCGGTTCTTCCGTCCGGGTTACATGGCCAATCTGCTTGAAAAATGGATACCGAGCCTGAACGGCGTCGAGGCTAAACTGAAGGAGGGGGCAAAGGTCGCGGATATCGCCTGCGGCCATGGATCCTCGACCATCCTGCTCGCGCAGGCGTTTCCCAACTCGCGCGTCATCGGTTTCGATTTTCATGAACCGTCGATTCAGACCGCGCGCCGCAAGGCTGCGGAGGCCGGCCTTTCGAACATCGAGTTTCATGTCGCCGAAGCCAAGGATTTCCCCGGCGACGGCTATGATTTCGCCTGTATCTTCGACGCCTTGCACGACATGGGCGATCCTGTCGGCGCGGCGCGCCACATTCGCGAAACGCTGAAGCCGGACGGAACTTTCATGCTGGTGGAACCGCTCGCCGGCGATCACATGAAGGAAAATCTGAATCCCCTGGGCCAGATTTTCTACGGTTTCTCGACGATCGTCTGCACGCCGGCGTCGCTGGCGCAGGAAGTCGGCCGTGGGCTCGGCGCGCAGGCGGGTCAGAAAAAGCTGACGGATGTGCTCAATGATGCAGGCTTCACAAAAGTCCGCCGCGCGAGCGTCACGCCGACGAACATGGTGCTGGAGGTCTCTCTGTGAGCCGGGAAGTTCGGCCTCTCGGACCCCAGCAATAAGGGGCGTTTGCGATCCGGGGCGCGCGTATGGACCAAGAGAACCGGGCCGCCCTGACTGTTGACACGAAGGCAGATCGAAGCGCTGGCGGTGGACGGATTGACGCTTGCAGCGCTCGAAGATTTGCCGACCCCGCAAGGGGCCCGGCACTGGCGGGCGCTTTTCGAGAAGGCGTAGGGGAGTAATAATTGCGGATATTTCTGCGTGCGGATTATATGTGCATAATCACAGCCGGTCTTTTCGCTTTCGTCCCCCGTGTGAGAGGCCTAAGGTTTACTCATGACCAAGCTGCTGGAACGCGCCGTTGAAGCCGCTCGCGGCCTTCCTCCTGAAGCTCAGGACGAAATCGCGCGTATTGTCTTGCAGCTCGCCGGGCGCGATGAGCCGATAATCCCTTTGAGCGAAGACGAGCGCGCTGCGATTGCCGTCTCGAGGGCTGCCGCCGAGCGCGGCGAATTCGCTACGGATGAGCAGGTTGGCGCCATTTGGGCGAAGCACGGCTTGTGAGAGTTGTCTACACTCTTCCCGCGCTGGCGGACCTAGACGCAATTATTGAACATATTGCCGCGCATTCGCCGCAGGGCGCCAAGCGCGTAAAGGGGCGCTTGTAATCCATTATCGAGTTATTGCCCGTTCATCCGTTCATGGGAACGCGCACGGACGACCCCGCCATCCGTCGCCTTATAATCACGCCTTACCCTTATCTCGTGCTTTACGAGGCCACAGCCAGCCGGATCGTCATCCATGCGGTACGTCATTCCGCTCGAAGCCCCTCGACTATGCCGGGCTCAGCGGAGCAGTGAATTATGGCTAAGCTGTTTTCAGGCGGCGGCTAGAGTCTTTCCGGTTCAGATCACTACTGCCCCTGCCGATCCAGCGAGAAGCCGAAGTCGCCGTCGACCCAGGTGTCCTTGTCGCGAATGATCGCCTGAGCCGGCAGGGCAGGGGTCTTGACCGCCATTCCGGCGAGCTTCGTCATCGCGGTTCCGATCGCCAGGAATTCGACGAGGCCCGACCCGATTTCGGAAATATAGGTCTTCACCCCGATCACCTCTTCGGCGCCGAGATCGTCGGCCTCGCTCTTGATGCGATCGATGGCGATCTCGCGGGCGTCGTGGATGAGGCTGGTCAATTCGTTGATTTCGCCTCTCTTGAAGGATTTGAAGGCGGCCAGGAAGCCGCCCGTGACGCCGAGGGAATAGACCGAGGTGGAGATGAGCAGCTTCACCGGCGCATAGCCGAGGCTGGTCATCGCCCAAAGCTCTTCGCCGGTGAGATCGCTCGTCACGGGGCTCGTGTAGGTCACCGGAGGCAAGGCCGGGTTGATCGCCGCCGTGCCCGCCATCATCATCTCATGTGCGCCGGCCCAGGGGCAGATGGTCGTCCTCACGCCGACGACCGCATTGGCGCCGTCCTGGCGCGCGGCGGCGACCATACGGCCGAGCGCGGCATGGCGGGTATGGTTGAAGATATCGCTGTATTCCCGGATTTCGCCGCGCAACAGGGTTTTCAGCGAGCCGAACAGGCTGCCGCCGAGGCCCATGGAATAGGCGACATTGCCGAAGACATGGTTGATCGGCTCGTAGCCGGCGTCCATATGGCAATAGAGTTCCTGAGCGTCCCCTGCGCTGGTGAAGAAGCGGTCGCTTCCGCCTGCCGCGCGATGGACGCAGGAGCCGACGAAAAGAAACTCGGTCGAACCGCTGAAGCCCCGCAGTTCCCCGGTCACGCCGGCGACGCCGGAGGCCCCGTTGCGCATGGCCTCTTCCACCATGCGGGCGAAGGAGGCGGCGCGGCCCTCGTGAATGGCCTCCGTGACCTGGGAGACCTCGCCGCCGAGGAGATTGTTGAAGCCTGCCCCCAGCGAACCGAGGAACCCCATGGAGTTGACGCTGTTGCCGACGACGATCTCGCCCGGCGAAAGCTGCTTCCGGGCGAGGCAGTAGATCTCGTTGCCGGACAATCCGGTCACCTTGGCCATTTCAATTCTCCGGCTTTCCCTGATCCGTCCCGCCGCCGCGCCGCGCCCGCAGACATTAAGGCGGAAAGCTTAACAAGCGGAGCGCCGCCGCGCCGGTTTTCGCCGCGGGCGCCTCGACCCCGGCCGCAAGGGCGTCTAAAACACGCGGCATGACGACGCAGCCCCTTCTTTCGGTTGAACATATTTCGAAACGCTTCGGCCCGGTCGCGGCGCTCGAGGATGTTTCCCTCAGCGTCGGCGCCGGAGAGTTTTTCGCGCTGCTGGGGCCGTCGGGCTGCGGCAAGACCACCCTGATGCGGCTCATCGCCGGGTTCGAGACGCCGGACTCCGGCCAGGCGCTGCTCTCGGGGAGGGACCTCTTCGGCATTCCGCCCCATCGGCGGCCGATCAACATGATGTTCCAGTCCTATGCGCTTTTTCCGCATCTGAACGTCTTCGAGAATGTCGCCTTCGGGCTGCGGCGGCGGGGGGGCGCCGGCCGCGAGGAAATCTCCGCGCGCGTCGACCATCTGCTCGAGATCGTCCAGCTGCAGGGCTTCGGCGGCAGAAAAATCGACCAGCTCTCGGGAGGTCAGAAGCAGCGGGTGGCCCTCGCCCGGGCCCTGGCGCCGGGGCCGTCGCTGCTGCTGCTGGACGAGCCGCTGGGGGCCCTGGACCGCAAGCTGCGCGAGGAAACCCAGTTTCAGCTCAAGGACATACAGCGCCGGCTGAAAACCAGCTTCGTCATCGTCACCCATGATCAGGACGAGGCCCTCGCGCTGGCGGACCGCATCGCCGTGATGCGCGCAGGCGCAGTGGAGCAGATCGGCTCGCCGGTCGAAATCTATCAGAAGCCCGCGAGCCGCTTTGTCGCGAGCTTCGTCGGCGCCACCAATATGATCGAGGGCCGGATTTCGCGCGACGGCGACGCCGTATATTTCGAGGCGCCTTTCGGCCGCCTGGAGCGCAGAGGCTGCGCGTTGCCGGGCGGCGCCCCTGCGGCGCTGTCGCTGCGCCCCGAGCAGATCGTCGTGCAGCGCGAGGGGGAGGGCGTCCGCGGCGTGATCGAGGACGTGGCCTTCAGGGGCGAGACGACCCGGTTGCGCGTCGGCGTCGGCGGGGGCGAAGCCCTGAACGTATCGAGCTCCAAAGGGATGGTCTTTTCGCTGGGCGAAGCGGTCCGGCTCGCGATCGCGCCGGACGCGGGCGCGCTGTTTCCGGGGAGCGAATGATGCGCCGGAAGCTTAACGTCGGCCAGCGCCTCGTCCTCGGCGCTCCCTATCTGTGGATCGGCCTTTTTTTTCTCGCGCCGATGGCGCTGATCGCCAAGATTTCCCTTTCGCGGCCCGCCCAGGCGCGCCCGCCCTACGAGCCCGTCTTCAGCTTCGGCGACGGTTTTTCCGGCCTCGTGAAGAAACTCGGATCGCTGACCTTCGAGGCCTATCAGTCCTTCGGGGAGGATCGGCTTTATCTCGACTCCTACCTGAACTCGCTCGCCATCGCGGGCGTCTCGACCCTCCTGATGTTGCTGGTGGCCTATCCCTTCGCTCTCGCGATGGCGCGGGCGCCGGCGCGGGTCAGGCCTTTGCTGATCGGCCTTGCGGTCGCGCCGTTCTGGACCAGTTTTCTGATCCGCGTCTACGCCTGGATCGCGCTGCTGAAGGACGAGGGGCTGATCAACCACGCGCTGATGGCCCTGCATGTCATCGACGCTCCGCTTTCCATTTATGCGACCAATGTCGCGGTGGTCATCGGGATCGTCTACAGCTATCTCCCCTTCATGCTTCTGCCGCTCTATTCGGCGCTGGCGCGACAGGATCCGGCGCTCAGGGAGGCGGCCGCCGACCTCGGGGCTTCCCCCGCGCAAGTGTTCTGGCGGGTGACCCTGCCGCTGTCGCGTTCGGGCGTCTTCGCCGGTTGCCTGCTGGTGTTCATCCCCGCCGTGGGCGAATTCGTGATCCCCGACCTTCTCGGCGGCTCCGAAACGCTGATG
Proteins encoded in this window:
- a CDS encoding ABC transporter ATP-binding protein encodes the protein MTTQPLLSVEHISKRFGPVAALEDVSLSVGAGEFFALLGPSGCGKTTLMRLIAGFETPDSGQALLSGRDLFGIPPHRRPINMMFQSYALFPHLNVFENVAFGLRRRGGAGREEISARVDHLLEIVQLQGFGGRKIDQLSGGQKQRVALARALAPGPSLLLLDEPLGALDRKLREETQFQLKDIQRRLKTSFVIVTHDQDEALALADRIAVMRAGAVEQIGSPVEIYQKPASRFVASFVGATNMIEGRISRDGDAVYFEAPFGRLERRGCALPGGAPAALSLRPEQIVVQREGEGVRGVIEDVAFRGETTRLRVGVGGGEALNVSSSKGMVFSLGEAVRLAIAPDAGALFPGSE
- a CDS encoding heavy metal-binding domain-containing protein — translated: MAKVTGLSGNEIYCLARKQLSPGEIVVGNSVNSMGFLGSLGAGFNNLLGGEVSQVTEAIHEGRAASFARMVEEAMRNGASGVAGVTGELRGFSGSTEFLFVGSCVHRAAGGSDRFFTSAGDAQELYCHMDAGYEPINHVFGNVAYSMGLGGSLFGSLKTLLRGEIREYSDIFNHTRHAALGRMVAAARQDGANAVVGVRTTICPWAGAHEMMMAGTAAINPALPPVTYTSPVTSDLTGEELWAMTSLGYAPVKLLISTSVYSLGVTGGFLAAFKSFKRGEINELTSLIHDAREIAIDRIKSEADDLGAEEVIGVKTYISEIGSGLVEFLAIGTAMTKLAGMAVKTPALPAQAIIRDKDTWVDGDFGFSLDRQGQ
- a CDS encoding methyltransferase domain-containing protein, which encodes MAELDEKKLEALAGKVVVDVAGAMGVLMAYIGDQAGVYRALDEIGPATVAQLAHKTGLNPKYLHEWLGSNAAAGYVAYDAETECFSLTPEQAHIFTREGQPACMQGFFQAVVSQFETHEKAVETFRSGRGRPWGEHAAGCFCGTDRFFRPGYMANLLEKWIPSLNGVEAKLKEGAKVADIACGHGSSTILLAQAFPNSRVIGFDFHEPSIQTARRKAAEAGLSNIEFHVAEAKDFPGDGYDFACIFDALHDMGDPVGAARHIRETLKPDGTFMLVEPLAGDHMKENLNPLGQIFYGFSTIVCTPASLAQEVGRGLGAQAGQKKLTDVLNDAGFTKVRRASVTPTNMVLEVSL
- a CDS encoding ABC transporter permease subunit, whose translation is MMRRKLNVGQRLVLGAPYLWIGLFFLAPMALIAKISLSRPAQARPPYEPVFSFGDGFSGLVKKLGSLTFEAYQSFGEDRLYLDSYLNSLAIAGVSTLLMLLVAYPFALAMARAPARVRPLLIGLAVAPFWTSFLIRVYAWIALLKDEGLINHALMALHVIDAPLSIYATNVAVVIGIVYSYLPFMLLPLYSALARQDPALREAAADLGASPAQVFWRVTLPLSRSGVFAGCLLVFIPAVGEFVIPDLLGGSETLMIGKTLWSDFFANRDWPSASAAAIILLALLIGPLLIAERARLRADGERS